The Microbacterium sp. SORGH_AS_0428 genome contains the following window.
GCGTCGGAATGTTAGCCTTCGCGCTCACGTTCCTTGCGATTTCGACTGCATTCGGCGCTGCAACCTTGGGCGGCGACGTCGTTTGGCCCTACTTCCTGCGCATAGCGGCTATCATCTCCGCGAGTTTCGGCTTTTTGAACGTCAGCCCGCGACCCCGCCTGACCACAATCGCCGGCGTCGTTGAGTTGGCCGCGGTGGCGTCGGCACTCGTGACATACGTTCAGGTGGCGACCGGAACATCGCTGCTGGTGGATGGTTTGGCCCGCCCCGCCGGCCTGATGGCACACCCGAACTCAGCGGCTCTTCTGTATGGAGCAGGTATTCTCGCCGCAATCTTTGGTTTGTCACATGGGCGGCGGAAGCTCATCCACGGTATCGCGGGACTGGTCATCGCCGGCGCCGTGATCGTCACAGGCAGCCTGGGAGGAATAGCCTCCATTACGGTGATGCTGCTCGCGTATGTCTTTGTGAGCGGCACGCTCCCGAGTCGGCTCCGAATCGCGACGGCGGGCGTAACGGTGGCGCTGGTGCTGGTGTTCGTGTTCTCTCCCCTTGGATCAGAGCGTCTAGCGGAACTGTCGAACCTCGACCTGAGCGGTCAGAGAGCGTCTACGAACTCTCTGGAGTGGAGAGTATCGAAGTGGCGCATCCTCTTGCAGATCTGGGAGGGAAACCGTGTTTTCGGGGTCGGGTACGGGGTGGCGACTTCTGGTTCGCTGATCGAGGGCGGGTTCGCCCCGCACAATGAGTATGTTCGAGCGCTTGTCGATACCGGCATTGTCGGCTTGGTAGTCGCGCTCGTGTTTGCGGTCGCGGGCACGATAAAGCTTGTACGTATCGCCAGCAGATCCGACCAGCCGCAAGTTAACGACATGGCTGCCGTCTCAGCTGCTCTGCTGATCGGCATGTTGATTAACTCCGCGAGCGACAACACCTTTACGTACGCAGTTCCTACCCTCGTGTTGGGCATGACGGCCGCGACAGTCTTCAACATTCGGCATGGCACGCACCCACGAGTTGGGGTGCGCCTAGATTCTGTTCAAGCGCCTAAAGGCCGAAACATAATCATCTGATATCTGCGGGGCCGTCCTCTCGGACAGCTTCCCTCGGGCGTAAGCGAGAACGTCGCGTGGCTTCGACTCTTCGAGTGCAGCGCAGATCGCCTCGGCGACAGCGGCGGGTTGCGCATCGACGTCGACGTAGTACGGATACGCACCGCCAAGCACCTCGACATGCTCATCAATGCGACTTACGACGGGCACACAATCCGACATCACAGCCTCGAGGAGCACGTTAGGCTGACCCTCGCGTCGACTCATGCTCACCATTACCTGTGCTCGAGCGATGATGTCTGCGGCATCGCTACGGAACCCGAGAAGATCCACGCTCGGAGAGCGTTCGGAGCGACTTAGTTCCTCCGCAACTGCGGCCGCTAGAGGGCCCGCACCTATAATCGCGTATTGCGCATCCGATTTCGAATGCGATGCAAGGCACATCGCTTGCGCAACCACCATCGGGTTCTTTTGCGGGACGAGCCGACCGACGGACACCACCAGCGGAGGGAGGGCTTTGTCGACGACTTCGGGGGTACGGACTATGTTCGGTATCACACTCACGCGCTGCATGCCCAGTATCGGCTCCCAGTACTTCCCGCCACTAGCTGAATTTGCAATGACGAGATCAGCGCGCCGGCCGAGAGCGAGACGTGCTCGTATGCGTCGAGATTTCGGATACCGAGCATTTCGTTCGGCCAAAACCCATGTTCTTCGCCCTGGCAGCAGCTTCAGCAGGCCGGCATAGTTGTCCATCTCATGTAGCCACGACATGACGACATCGATTCGCTGGCGGCGGATGACCGACGCAAGCTTAACCAGAGTCCACGGGCCTCTCTTCATCTGAAACCACTCGAGTCCATCGGTTCGTAATGCTGCCGCGTGTTCACCAGCGCCAAAGGTGATCAGGGTGACTGAGATGTCATTTCGCTTCTGCCATTCGTTCAGCAGATAGATGCACTGTCGCTGCGCACCACCGTCAGAGAAATCCGGGATCAGTACGCAGATACGCAAACTCGACAACGGCTCAGTCCCCTTTGCCATGATCGCCTCCTCGCATGAACAGATCACGGAGAGTCCGAGGGGACAGGGCGATGAAGGTGACCACTGTCCCCCACAACACCAGTGAGCCCAGCCCTACAAGAACGAGCGCCGCCCACGAGTCGGGCGCGACCTCACGGCCGACCAAGTAAGCGAAAACTAGTGCCACCATCAGCAGAATCACGCGAACCCAAGGCCAATCACCTCCCCGCACAACTTTGTTTGCTTGGGCGGGGAAGATCAGAGATGCAACGGATCTTCCGATAAGCAGGCCCAGGAAGATCGACCAGATCGTGCCCATGGCCAGGTACGCGGCACAGGCCAGGATCACGCCCGCTGCGGAAGCAAGTGCGCCGACCTGGACCTTCCGACGGATGTTCAAGCCAGTGTCCTGAATCTGCGCGTCCATTCGGATGAGCGCCAGTTGCACGAAGGTCAAGGTCATGAGCGCATTCACGTCCGCGCCAAGGAACTGCTCTCTCCCCGCCCAGATACTGACAAAGGCTCCGTTCAGGAGGAGATTCATCCCTGCTACGAAGCCCACCACTGCGATCGTTAGCTCCCGTGCGCGTCGAGCCGTGCGGGCTGCGAGTCGCCATTCGCCGGCACCAACATGACGACCCAAGGGCGGCATCATCACGCTCGTCGTGAGTTGACAGATCGCGATGGAGAAGACGACGACGTAGGAGGTGAAGCTGTACGACGCGGCGGCTACCACGCCAACGAGGATGCCAACGAGCAGGAGCTCGGTGGCTAAGGTCGCGCGATCCACAAGCGACCACGCCAACACCCAGCCGCTGAACCTCGAAAGCTCCCGAACATCCTGCCTCGATGCTCGCGCCACGCCCCACCACGGAATCTTGCGGCGGGCAACCCAGAGTGTTACGGCACCGTTCAACCCCGTTCCCGCCAGCATGACGAACCCCAGTGCAACAATTCCGGCGCCGCTCAGCGCTGCCGCCAGCATCGCGAGATTCGACGCGGTCAGAACAACAGTTGTCACGCTCATTGAGCGATATCCCTGATTTGTCCCGATCAGTGCCGCATCGGGAAGCGCGACAACGCTCGCGAGTACGACATTCAACCCGAGCACTCCAGCCGTCACATAGGCGGGACCAACTTGCTCCTGTGGTACGTCGTTGAGAAGTAGGGGCGTCATGACGACGAGAACGGCCGATACACCAATGAGAACTGGGGACCAGCGAGCCAGCACTATGAGCGAGGCACCAACGTCGCGCCTCTTGCGCTCGACGTCGGGGTCCTTGGCTCTGAAGGCGATCACCCACTTAAGAGCCTGCATCGCGCCGCCGTTAGCCGCCCCACCAACATCGAACGCGCGCTGCAGGCTCTTCCATGTCCCAAAGTTCGCGGCCCCGAGAGAGCTGAGAAGGACCGGATTAATCAGAATGCCCAGAACGGCGAGTACGACCGTGTTGGCGTAGTAAGCGAGCGCGTTCCGGCGCGTGTCACTCAATGCCATTTACCCCACCTAACACCCTGGACGAGCTTGAAATGTCAGGCGGCGTCGTCACGCCGAAGCGCTCAGATCCACCTCGACGTGTAGTCAAGGTATCGCAGCGATGTGGTCATCATCGACACCCTGGCGAAAGCCCCGCTGGAGACCACTGCGGCGGCTTCGCGCAACAGAGCCACCTGTCCCGTCGCGCGGCAGCGATTGACATTTCCGCGCAACATGCCGTCACCGTTGGTCCGCTAAGGTGACGGATCAACGTCCATGCCCCGCAACACAGGAGCACCAATTGACCAAGCGCGCCCTCATCACTGGCATCACCGGTCAGGATGGTTCGTACCTCGCCGAGCTCCTGCTCTCCAAGGGCTACGAGGTCCACGGAATCATCCGCCGTGCGTCGACCTTCAACACGCACCGGATCGACCACCTGTACACCGATCCCCACAACCCTGAAACGCGCCTCTTCCTGCACTACGGCGACCTCTCCGACGGGTCCCGGCTCGTGACTCTTCTCGCCGAGATCCAACCCGACGAGGTCTACAACCTGGCCGCTCAGTCTCACGTTCGGGTGTCGTTCGACGAGCCCGAGCACACCGCCGACACCACCGGCACCGGCACCATCCGCCTGCTCGAAGCGGTGCGCCTGTCGGGTATTTCTACGCGGTTCTACCAGGCCTCGACCTCGGAGCTCTACGGCGCGACTCCACCCCCTCAGTCCGAGACGACGCCGTTCTACCCGCGCTCGCCGTACGCCGCAGCGAAGCTCTACAGCTTCTGGATCACGAAGAACTACCGCGAGGCGTACGACATGTTCGCCGTGAACGGCATCCTCTTCAACCACGAGTCACCTCGACGAGGCGAGACGTTCGTCACGCGCAAGATCACTCGCGCAGTCGCCCGCATCAAGGCGGGTGTGCAGAAGGACATCTACCTCGGCAACCTCGACTCGATCCGCGACTGGGGCTACGCCGCCGAGTACGTCGAGGGCATGTGGCGCATCCTGCAGGCCGACGAGCCCGAGGACTTCGTGCTGGCGACCGGTGTCGGCTACACGATCAGGGACTTCCTGGAGACGGCCTTCGGTCGCGTCGGGCTCGACTGGCAGGAGTTCGTGAAGTTCGACGAGCGGTACCTGCGCCCCACCGAGGTCGACGCGCTGATCGGCGACCCGGCGAAGGCAGCGGACAAGCTCGGATGGGTTCCCACGATCGATGGGAAGGAACTGGCCAAGCTGATGGTTGATGCCGACGTGGAAGCACTGGAGCAGGGCTCGGATTGGATCGACACCGTGAAGCTGGCTTCGTGGGGCACGAAGTGACGACTGCCGTCGATGGCGTGCAGTACACGCCCGGCGAGCTCGACCGTGACGCGACGTTCTACGTTGCAGGCCACCGGGGGCTCGTGGGCTCCGCGATCTGGCGCAAGCTGGAAGCATCGGGCTTCGAGAACATCGTGGGCCAGACGTCGGCTGAACTCGATCTGAAGAACCGCGACGCGGTCTTCGAGTACATGGGCAAGACGAAGCCGAAATACGTCGCCCTGGCGGCGGCGAAGGTCGGCGGCATCATGGCTAACTCGACCTATCCCGTCGACTTCCTCAGCGACAACATGCGCATCCAGGTGAACGTCCTGGATGCGGCGCTGGCTAACGATGTCGAGCGGGTCCTGTTCCTCGGGTCGTCGTGCATCTACCCGAAGTTCGCCGAGCAGCCGATCCGGGAGGACTCGCTGCTCACCGGTCACCTCGAGCCCACGAACGATGCGTACGCGATCGCGAAGATCGCCGGCATCCTCCAGACCCAGGCGGTGCGTCGCCAGTACGGCCTGCCGTGGATCAGCGCGATGCCGACCAACCTCTACGGACCGAACGACAACTTCTCCCCCAAGGGTTCGCACGTGCTGCCCGCACTGATCCGCCGGTATGACGAGGCGGCGAAGGCGGGGGCGTCCTCGGTGACCAACTGGGGAACGGGTACGCCCCGGCGCGAGTTCCTGCACGCCGATGACATGGCAGACGCGGTCCTGCACCTGATGGAGCACTACGACGGCCCCGACCAGGTCAACGTGGGCACCGGCTCCGACGTCACGATCCGCGAGATCGCTGAAACCATCGCGACGGTCACCGGGTTCTCGGGTGGGACTGAATGGGACACGACGAAGCCGGATGGCACGCCGCAGAAGCTCCTCGACGTCTCGAAGCTCGCAGAAGCAGGATGGACCGCGAAGATCGGGCTCGAGGAAGGCATGGAGCGTACCGTCGCCTGGTACCGCGACCACGTTGACTCCATCCGGGAGTAGCCGGTGTTCCGACACATCGTGCTGTTCCGCGTCTATGAGGACGTCGCAGACGAGCGAGTGACCGAAGCGATCGACGCGCTTCGGTCACTCTCGGTCTTGCCGGGTGTCACGCATTGGCGCGTCGAGGTATCGCTCGATGCGCGCAAAGGGCGGGTGATCGTAGAAGATGCGACGTTCGCGGATCGCAGCGCTTTCGACGATTTCCGCATCCAC
Protein-coding sequences here:
- a CDS encoding O-antigen ligase family protein; the encoded protein is MNEFAIAVVSIVVAVVAFPLIARFAGAKLLLALFLLRVVVDGAYTFSLGSLPITSVLGILLLVVGVALTLQGRRGVGMLAFALTFLAISTAFGAATLGGDVVWPYFLRIAAIISASFGFLNVSPRPRLTTIAGVVELAAVASALVTYVQVATGTSLLVDGLARPAGLMAHPNSAALLYGAGILAAIFGLSHGRRKLIHGIAGLVIAGAVIVTGSLGGIASITVMLLAYVFVSGTLPSRLRIATAGVTVALVLVFVFSPLGSERLAELSNLDLSGQRASTNSLEWRVSKWRILLQIWEGNRVFGVGYGVATSGSLIEGGFAPHNEYVRALVDTGIVGLVVALVFAVAGTIKLVRIASRSDQPQVNDMAAVSAALLIGMLINSASDNTFTYAVPTLVLGMTAATVFNIRHGTHPRVGVRLDSVQAPKGRNIII
- a CDS encoding glycosyltransferase is translated as MAKGTEPLSSLRICVLIPDFSDGGAQRQCIYLLNEWQKRNDISVTLITFGAGEHAAALRTDGLEWFQMKRGPWTLVKLASVIRRQRIDVVMSWLHEMDNYAGLLKLLPGRRTWVLAERNARYPKSRRIRARLALGRRADLVIANSASGGKYWEPILGMQRVSVIPNIVRTPEVVDKALPPLVVSVGRLVPQKNPMVVAQAMCLASHSKSDAQYAIIGAGPLAAAVAEELSRSERSPSVDLLGFRSDAADIIARAQVMVSMSRREGQPNVLLEAVMSDCVPVVSRIDEHVEVLGGAYPYYVDVDAQPAAVAEAICAALEESKPRDVLAYARGKLSERTAPQISDDYVSAFRRLNRI
- a CDS encoding oligosaccharide flippase family protein, which produces MALSDTRRNALAYYANTVVLAVLGILINPVLLSSLGAANFGTWKSLQRAFDVGGAANGGAMQALKWVIAFRAKDPDVERKRRDVGASLIVLARWSPVLIGVSAVLVVMTPLLLNDVPQEQVGPAYVTAGVLGLNVVLASVVALPDAALIGTNQGYRSMSVTTVVLTASNLAMLAAALSGAGIVALGFVMLAGTGLNGAVTLWVARRKIPWWGVARASRQDVRELSRFSGWVLAWSLVDRATLATELLLVGILVGVVAAASYSFTSYVVVFSIAICQLTTSVMMPPLGRHVGAGEWRLAARTARRARELTIAVVGFVAGMNLLLNGAFVSIWAGREQFLGADVNALMTLTFVQLALIRMDAQIQDTGLNIRRKVQVGALASAAGVILACAAYLAMGTIWSIFLGLLIGRSVASLIFPAQANKVVRGGDWPWVRVILLMVALVFAYLVGREVAPDSWAALVLVGLGSLVLWGTVVTFIALSPRTLRDLFMRGGDHGKGD
- the gmd gene encoding GDP-mannose 4,6-dehydratase, translating into MTKRALITGITGQDGSYLAELLLSKGYEVHGIIRRASTFNTHRIDHLYTDPHNPETRLFLHYGDLSDGSRLVTLLAEIQPDEVYNLAAQSHVRVSFDEPEHTADTTGTGTIRLLEAVRLSGISTRFYQASTSELYGATPPPQSETTPFYPRSPYAAAKLYSFWITKNYREAYDMFAVNGILFNHESPRRGETFVTRKITRAVARIKAGVQKDIYLGNLDSIRDWGYAAEYVEGMWRILQADEPEDFVLATGVGYTIRDFLETAFGRVGLDWQEFVKFDERYLRPTEVDALIGDPAKAADKLGWVPTIDGKELAKLMVDADVEALEQGSDWIDTVKLASWGTK
- a CDS encoding GDP-L-fucose synthase translates to MGHEVTTAVDGVQYTPGELDRDATFYVAGHRGLVGSAIWRKLEASGFENIVGQTSAELDLKNRDAVFEYMGKTKPKYVALAAAKVGGIMANSTYPVDFLSDNMRIQVNVLDAALANDVERVLFLGSSCIYPKFAEQPIREDSLLTGHLEPTNDAYAIAKIAGILQTQAVRRQYGLPWISAMPTNLYGPNDNFSPKGSHVLPALIRRYDEAAKAGASSVTNWGTGTPRREFLHADDMADAVLHLMEHYDGPDQVNVGTGSDVTIREIAETIATVTGFSGGTEWDTTKPDGTPQKLLDVSKLAEAGWTAKIGLEEGMERTVAWYRDHVDSIRE
- a CDS encoding Dabb family protein, which produces MLFRVYEDVADERVTEAIDALRSLSVLPGVTHWRVEVSLDARKGRVIVEDATFADRSAFDDFRIHPEHVRVAEQLSRIADWWNGDYIA